The proteins below are encoded in one region of Coffea arabica cultivar ET-39 chromosome 4c, Coffea Arabica ET-39 HiFi, whole genome shotgun sequence:
- the LOC113738785 gene encoding PHD finger-containing protein 6 isoform X4 encodes MEKCCDICGDIGVSDAIQTCPQCKISCEHIYCMRGSVVMLSPKDWCCDDCLLSIKMLSSTSGFMEDLVCRSQFGTASRLHKSSQPNKQPCDLRQNGIDKKIPHGKVKYMHVEEVIMLSSGAKKSNSPVKSKSTCSTKPVSWKNGASALDRTPVKPKAIPAESSIHIVRANPSFVTSKQLKAVRPNNSQLNTVPGQHVPQSFKGLRETGAIQASLKGQMQKEQPKDTFKDKGEIRVGKAITKAVSASSPATCGQASVNLETGPLQASLKGELQKEQPKDTSKYKAEIRVEKEIIKTVSASSPVACGQASVNSGGDVFLNLELEKTDSRTADPIGIFPEVRKCSSGPALDATWKGRLKIYNDPEHGEMNGVQAYPPSRVLRKVYEFSKHMPEILGFELIPRGDLWPNLFQNYCLDRRDIGLYFFPGFIERCESYFSLLEAMEAGDLAMRNLMDGIELLIFTSKVLSFDCQEWNGRHFLWGVFHSLKKAKRHACQVDGAYEFPGEWNSNQDIDMDVDMMAGEEVGRIDVAVPRASLQLVPLATDIIAASVAASDDMEIDMVGGEEVGKMDVIISRQCEEVLPLAVDPTNSSEAGIEIPPGFENKSRPVKIERPVQVLPLPVNVADSGHNIMKNHSSNNFSKPAASQRLDTGCFQLPLNAKSEL; translated from the exons GAGAAGTGTTGTGATATCTGTGGTGACATAGGTGTCAGTGATGCAATTCAAACTTGCCCTCAATGCAAAATTTCTTGTGAACACAT TTACTGCATGCGTGGCTCTGTGGTGATGCTTTCTCCAAAAGATTGGTGCTGCGATGATTGTCTTCTCAGCATTAAAATGCTGTCATCAACATCTGGCTTTATGGAAGACTTGGTTTGCAGGTCGCAATTCGGAACGGCTAGCAGGCTGCACAAAAGTTCTCAACCTAACAAGCAACCTTGTGATTTGAGGCAGAATGGGATTGACAAGAAGATCCCTCATGGAAAAGTGAAGTATATGCATGTTGAAGAAGTTATTATGCTATCATCGGGAGCTAAGAAATCTAATTCCCCCGTTAAGTCCAAGTCCACATGCAGCACCAAACCAGTATCCTGGAAGAATGGAGCCTCTGCTTTGGATAGAACTCCTGTCAAGCCAAAAGCTATACCTGCAGAGTCTTCAATACACATAGTTAGAGCAAATCCTTCTTTCGTAACCTCAAAACAGTTGAAAGCAGTAAGACCTAACAACTCCCAGTTGAATACGGTGCCTGGGCAGCATGTTCCACAATCTTTCAAAGGACTAAGAG AAACAGGTGCTATTCAGGCTTCTTTGAAGGGACAAATGCAGAAGGAACAGCCTAAGGATACTTTTAAGGATAAAGGAGAAATTAGGGTGGGAAAGGCAATCACGAAAGCAGTCTCTGCTTCTTCACCAGCGACATGTGGTCAAGCAAGTGTAAACTTAG AAACAGGTCCTTTGCAGGCTTCCTTGAAGGGAGAACTGCAGAAGGAACAGCCTAAGGATACTTCTAAGTATAAAGCAGAAATTAGGGTGGAGAAGGAAATTATCAAAACAGTCTCTGCATCTTCACCAGTGGCATGTGGTCAAGCAAGTGTTAATTCAG GTGGTGATGTTTTCCTCAATCTGGAGCTTGAGAAGACTGATTCTAGGACCGCTGATCCAATTGGTATCTTTCCCGAGGTCAGGAAATGCTCAAGTGGTCCTGCTTTAGATGCTACCTGGAA AGGACGCTTGAAGATTTATAATGATCCTGAACATGGGGAAATGAATGGAGTTCAAGCTTATCCTCCTTCCAGAGTCCTTAGAAAGGTGTATGAATTTTCAAAGCATATGCCTGAAATTCTTGGGTTTGAATTGATTCCACGGGGGGATCTTTGGCCAAACTTGTTCCAGAATTACTGTCTTGACAGAAGAGATATTGGACTGTACTTCTTTCCCGGTTTTATTGAGAG GTGTGAGAGCTATTTCTCATTGCTAGAAGCCATGGAAGCAGGGGACTTAGCAATGCGAAACCTAATGGATGGGATTGAGCTGTTAATATTTACATCTAAAGTCTTGAGCTTTGACTGCCAAG AATGGAATGGGAGACACTTTCTATGGGGAGTTTTTCATTCCTTGAAAAAAGCTAAAAGACATGCATGTCAGGTTGATGGTGCTTATGAATTTCCTGGTGAATGGAACAGCAATCAGGACATTGACATGGACGTTGACATGATGGCTGGGGAAGAGGTTGGAAGAATTGATGTTGCTGTTCCTAGGGCATCTCTTCAGCTGGTACCGCTGGCAACAGATATTATTGCTGCCTCTGTCGCAGCATCTGATGACATGGAAATAGACATGGTGGGTGGGGAAGAGGTGGGAAAAATGGATGTTATTATTTCAAGACAATGTGAAGAGGTGCTGCCACTGGCAGTGGATCCTACTAATTCAAGCGAAGCAGGCATAGAAATtcctcctggttttgaaaacaAATCAAGGCCTGTGAAAATTGAAAGACCTGTTCAGGTGCTACCATTGCCAGTGAATGTTGCTGATTCAGGGCATAACATAATGAAAAATCATTCATCTAACAACTTTTCCAAGCCAGCTGCATCCCAGAGATTGGATACTGGTTGCTTTCAGCTTCCTTTGAATGCAAAATCTGAGCTCTGA
- the LOC113738785 gene encoding uncharacterized protein isoform X6, which produces MRGSVVMLSPKDWCCDDCLLSIKMLSSTSGFMEDLVCRSQFGTASRLHKSSQPNKQPCDLRQNGIDKKIPHGKVKYMHVEEVIMLSSGAKKSNSPVKSKSTCSTKPVSWKNGASALDRTPVKPKAIPAESSIHIVRANPSFVTSKQLKAVRPNNSQLNTVPGQHVPQSFKGLRETGAIQASLKGQMQKEQPKDTFKDKGEIRVGKAITKAVSASSPATCGQASVNLETGPLQASLKGELQKEQPKDTSKYKAEIRVEKEIIKTVSASSPVACGQASVNSGGDVFLNLELEKTDSRTADPIGIFPEVRKCSSGPALDATWKGRLKIYNDPEHGEMNGVQAYPPSRVLRKVYEFSKHMPEILGFELIPRGDLWPNLFQNYCLDRRDIGLYFFPGFIERCESYFSLLEAMEAGDLAMRNLMDGIELLIFTSKVLSFDCQEWNGRHFLWGVFHSLKKAKRHACQVDGAYEFPGEWNSNQDIDMDVDMMAGEEVGRIDVAVPRASLQLVPLATDIIAASVAASDDMEIDMVGGEEVGKMDVIISRQCEEVLPLAVDPTNSSEAGIEIPPGFENKSRPVKIERPVQVLPLPVNVADSGHNIMKNHSSNNFSKPAASQRLDTGCFQLPLNAKSEL; this is translated from the exons ATGCGTGGCTCTGTGGTGATGCTTTCTCCAAAAGATTGGTGCTGCGATGATTGTCTTCTCAGCATTAAAATGCTGTCATCAACATCTGGCTTTATGGAAGACTTGGTTTGCAGGTCGCAATTCGGAACGGCTAGCAGGCTGCACAAAAGTTCTCAACCTAACAAGCAACCTTGTGATTTGAGGCAGAATGGGATTGACAAGAAGATCCCTCATGGAAAAGTGAAGTATATGCATGTTGAAGAAGTTATTATGCTATCATCGGGAGCTAAGAAATCTAATTCCCCCGTTAAGTCCAAGTCCACATGCAGCACCAAACCAGTATCCTGGAAGAATGGAGCCTCTGCTTTGGATAGAACTCCTGTCAAGCCAAAAGCTATACCTGCAGAGTCTTCAATACACATAGTTAGAGCAAATCCTTCTTTCGTAACCTCAAAACAGTTGAAAGCAGTAAGACCTAACAACTCCCAGTTGAATACGGTGCCTGGGCAGCATGTTCCACAATCTTTCAAAGGACTAAGAG AAACAGGTGCTATTCAGGCTTCTTTGAAGGGACAAATGCAGAAGGAACAGCCTAAGGATACTTTTAAGGATAAAGGAGAAATTAGGGTGGGAAAGGCAATCACGAAAGCAGTCTCTGCTTCTTCACCAGCGACATGTGGTCAAGCAAGTGTAAACTTAG AAACAGGTCCTTTGCAGGCTTCCTTGAAGGGAGAACTGCAGAAGGAACAGCCTAAGGATACTTCTAAGTATAAAGCAGAAATTAGGGTGGAGAAGGAAATTATCAAAACAGTCTCTGCATCTTCACCAGTGGCATGTGGTCAAGCAAGTGTTAATTCAG GTGGTGATGTTTTCCTCAATCTGGAGCTTGAGAAGACTGATTCTAGGACCGCTGATCCAATTGGTATCTTTCCCGAGGTCAGGAAATGCTCAAGTGGTCCTGCTTTAGATGCTACCTGGAA AGGACGCTTGAAGATTTATAATGATCCTGAACATGGGGAAATGAATGGAGTTCAAGCTTATCCTCCTTCCAGAGTCCTTAGAAAGGTGTATGAATTTTCAAAGCATATGCCTGAAATTCTTGGGTTTGAATTGATTCCACGGGGGGATCTTTGGCCAAACTTGTTCCAGAATTACTGTCTTGACAGAAGAGATATTGGACTGTACTTCTTTCCCGGTTTTATTGAGAG GTGTGAGAGCTATTTCTCATTGCTAGAAGCCATGGAAGCAGGGGACTTAGCAATGCGAAACCTAATGGATGGGATTGAGCTGTTAATATTTACATCTAAAGTCTTGAGCTTTGACTGCCAAG AATGGAATGGGAGACACTTTCTATGGGGAGTTTTTCATTCCTTGAAAAAAGCTAAAAGACATGCATGTCAGGTTGATGGTGCTTATGAATTTCCTGGTGAATGGAACAGCAATCAGGACATTGACATGGACGTTGACATGATGGCTGGGGAAGAGGTTGGAAGAATTGATGTTGCTGTTCCTAGGGCATCTCTTCAGCTGGTACCGCTGGCAACAGATATTATTGCTGCCTCTGTCGCAGCATCTGATGACATGGAAATAGACATGGTGGGTGGGGAAGAGGTGGGAAAAATGGATGTTATTATTTCAAGACAATGTGAAGAGGTGCTGCCACTGGCAGTGGATCCTACTAATTCAAGCGAAGCAGGCATAGAAATtcctcctggttttgaaaacaAATCAAGGCCTGTGAAAATTGAAAGACCTGTTCAGGTGCTACCATTGCCAGTGAATGTTGCTGATTCAGGGCATAACATAATGAAAAATCATTCATCTAACAACTTTTCCAAGCCAGCTGCATCCCAGAGATTGGATACTGGTTGCTTTCAGCTTCCTTTGAATGCAAAATCTGAGCTCTGA